A window of Hymenobacter siberiensis genomic DNA:
GACGGTGGCACGGGCGGCTGGGGCGGCGACATCGCCTAAACGGGCGGCACAATTTCATCCTTATATTGCCTATTCACCTTGGTGAAATAGTAATATTCGATGCTCGTTCCAAAGAAAAATCCCTCAGGAGTTCTGCTTTGGCTTATCTTCAGCTCCCTGCTGGCTTGTAGCTGCTCCTCAAAAGGCAGCCCGCATGAAGCCATCCGAATAAGATGGGTCCACGACCCCGAAACCATTAACCCGATGGCCCTCGTCAACCAGACCGCCGTTGAGGTAAACAACCTGCTTCACCTCAGCCTGATACAGGCCGAAGTAACAAACCACCAGTACGTGCCAGCCCTGGCCGTCGCATTGCCGGAAGTCCGGCTGGTTGGCGACTCGCTGATGCACATCACCTATGAGCTGCGGCCGGTGGCCGCGTGGGACGATGGCCGCCCCATACTGGGAAGCGACGTAGCTTTCACCGTCAAGCTCATGTTTTGCCCGGGCCTGCCCAATGAAGTAGTCAGAAACCAATACCACTTTATTAAAGCGGTAATTACGGACCCGGCCACCCCGCGCCGGTTCACCATTGTGTGCTGGGGGCAGGCGCCGGAATACGTAAAGGCCACCGGTGATTTTTATATCCTGCCGGCCGCCACGCTGGACCCCGCCGGCCGCCTCAGCCGCTTCACCCTGGCCGAGCTGCAACACCGCGCGCCAACTGCCCCCGCCGATACGGCCCTGCAAGCCCTGGCCCGCCAATACCAGCAAGGCTATGCCGGCCACTCGCCGGGGCAACTGCCCGGCTGCGGGCCATACGAGCTGGTGAGCTGGGAAAAAGACCGTTTCCTGTATTTGCGGCGCAAGTCCCACTGGTGGGCCGACCAGCTGCACCCCACGCCCCTGATGCTCCGGGCCAAGCCACAGCAGCTGGAATACGTCATTATTCCGGATGTGGCCACGGCCATTCTCGCCCTGCGACGCGGCGAGCTGGATGTATTTCCGCAAATGCCGGCCCGCGAGTTTGAGCGCCTGCGCACCGCCCCGGCCACGCGGGCAGCACTGCAGTTTTACACCACGGACTCCTACAATGTGGTGACGGCGGGCTTCAATACCAGCCACCCGGCCCTGGCCGATGCCGCTACCCGCCGGGCCCTGAGCCGATGCTTTGATGCCGGCCGCCTGATGAAAGCCACCCAGCTGGGGGCCGGCCAGCGCACCGTGGGCTTCATCAGTCCCTCCGACACGGCGAACTACAATCGTGCGCTGTCCCTCATCCCCTTCGACCCCATTCAAGCAGCGGCCTTATTGCGCCAGAGCGGCTGGCGGCGGGCGGCCGCGCCCACGGCCGGCTGGTTCCGGCCGGGCCCCGGTGGCACGCGCCAGCAGCTGCGCCTAACCATGCGCTACCGCGCCGGCGACCCCTTGCTTACCACCATCGCGCTGCAGTTTCAGGCAGCTACGGCCCCGCTCGATATCCCGGTTTCGCTGCTGCCCACCGAAGCGGGGTCTTTTTCGGAGGCCTTGCGCGTCGGCGATTTCGACATGTATGCCCAAGTGCTGAAAGGTAATCCGTTTATGTTCAACTTCACGTCTTTTTTGCATTCGCAGGGCATTGGGGTGAGCAATTTCACGCGGTTCAGCACCCCGGCCAGCAACCGCCTCATCGAAGCCATTGCCACCGCCAGCAGCAACGCCTCCCGGCAACGGCTTCTGCGCCAGTTCCAAGCCCTGATGCAGCAGGAGATGCCGATAGTGCCGCTGTTTTTCCTCCCCAGCCGCACGGTGGCCGATAAACGCCTGAGCGGGCTGAACGTGGGCAGCCTCAAGCCGGGCTACCTGGCCACTACCATCGTGCGCACGGCCCGGGCTACTCCTGCTCCGTAGTGCATGGCCGGCTTTATTTTCTGGCGACTAGCCCGCACTTTCCTGGCAATCTGGGCATTGGCATCGGGCGTATTCCTGCTGAGCCGCCACGACCTCGACACGGCCCTGCGCCTGTCGCTGCCCGATGCCACCAGCCAAGCGGGCTCAGGCGCGGCCCTGCTACCCGAGCGCCAGCAGGCTGCTCAGCAGGCCCTGCGCCGGCGATTTGGCCTCGATTTACCCGTTTTTTACGTGAGCCGCGGGCCGGCTTCGCCCGCCGGGGTGCGGCCCTGGCATTGGCATGGCGGCCGCAACCAGTACCACCAGTGGCTGCGGGGGCTGGCGCACGGCGATTGGGGCACCTCGTTTCGGACGGGCCAGGGCGTGGCCGGCCGCCTGCGCCACGCCCTGGCTTTCACGCTGCCGCTCACGGGCACGGCGGCCTTGCTCGCGGTGCTGAGCGCGCTGGCCCTGGCGCAGCGCCTAGCCACGGCCCCATGGTGGCAGCGCCCCCTGCGGGCGGTGCTGGTGGCCGTGCACGGGCTGCCGCTGTTCGTAGTGGCCTTGGTGCTGCTGCTGGTATTTGCCAATCCCGATGTGCTGGACTGGCTGCCTACGTATGGCCTCGGCAGCCCCAATGAGCTGAACACGAGCACCACCCAGCAGCTGACCGATGGTTTCCTGCATTTAATTCTGCCCGTATCAGCGCTGGTTATTACGGCCGTGCCCGAGCTCACGCTTCAGCTCACCGCAGCCCTGCAGCAGGAGCTGGGCACCGCCTACGCCACCACGGCCCGCGCCAAAGGCTTGTCGGCAGCGGCCGTGGTGCGGCACCATGCCCTGCGCAATGCCTTGCTCCCCACCCTGGCCCAAATCGCCGAGTTCCTGCCCGCCCTGGTGGCTGGGGCTGTGGTGGTAGAGGTCGTGTTTGCCCTGCCGGGTATGGGCCGCCTGCTGGCGGAGGCCTCCGCCGCCCGCGACTATCCCGTGCTGATTGGCGGCGTGCTGCTCACCGGTGCAGTTCGCCTGCTGGCCCTGCTCCTCGCCGACTTGTGTTATTTATGGGCCGACCCCCGCATCCGTTGGCAGTCCTGACCGCCTTCCGCTTCACCTGGTGGCAGCGGCTGGCATTGGGCTGGTTGGTTTTGCTGGTGCTGGTGGCGGCAGCAGCGCCCCTGCTGCCCCTGCCCTACCCGCCGGGCCTGCCCGATTTGGCCAACATGGCCGTGCCACCATTCAGCGCCGCCCGGCACTGGCTGGGCACCGACCCTCAGGGGCGCGATGTGCTGAGCATTCTGGTATATGGTGCCCGCACGGCCGTGCTGCTCACGCTGCCGGCCGCCCTGCTGGCGGCACTGGTGGGGGGCCTGGCCGGGGCCGCCGCCGGCTTTTGGGAAAATTCTGCCCGGGTGCCCCTGACCTACTGGCTGGTGGGCACGGGCGGCACGTGGTGGGTTTTGCAGCTACCGTTGCCCACGCTCGGGTTGGGGCTGATGCTTATCGGCGCACTGTTGGCGTGGCTGGCGCGCTTACAAAACCGCCCGCTCCCTACCTGGCCACTCCCGGTCGATGCCCTGGTGGTAGGCACAGCCACGGCCCTCGACACCATCCCGCGCCTGATTGTGGTGGTGGCCGTGGTGGCGAGTATCGGGCTTTCGGCCCCCGGCCTGCTGGCGGTAATGGTTCTGACCGCGTGGCCGCCAATGGCCCGTTTGGTGCGGGCCCAAATGCTGCGCGTGCGCCAGCTGCCGTTTATAGAAGCAGCACGGGCGGCCGGCCTCCCGGAACGGCAGATATGGTTTCGGCACGCGCTGCCCCATGCCCTGCACCCGCTCCGCACCGCCTTGCCGCTGAGCGTTGCGGGGCTGCTGGGCCTGGAAAGCACCCTGTCGTTTCTGGGTATTGGCCTGCCCCCAGAGATAGCCAGCTGGGGCCGGCTGCTCGCCACCGTGCGCGATGAGCCCAGTGCCTGGTGGGCCCTACTTTTCCCATCTTTATTGCTCACCCTGAGCATATTGAGCTTAAACACCTTAAGCCGGATGTCCACATCAAGGGCTTAATTCCCGGCGTATAAAAAGGTGCGGTTATTTAATAATTAAGCAGAACGAGGATATTAATCCGATGTCACAATTGGTTCTTTTTTCAGAGAGCTAAGGGCCTTTTACATCGAGCACCGATTACAACTATCCATCTGAAAATCATTTGTTTGACGAAAATACATTTTATATACGTTTCGTTTAATATAATTTTACCCACTATAAATTATCAGAAGCCACCGCATTATCTCAATTTTTCAATGTCACAATTAGTAGCATAATGTCCTTTTATGGGCATAAGAGCCGCCGTAACATTGTATTGATTTTAACCTAAGCCCTCGCTGCTTTCCCCAGGTAGCGCATCTTTTTCTACCGACGTCTTATCTATATTCTTATGTATCTACTCATATACCCGTCATTGAGCACTCCTCGCCGGCCAAAAGCCCCGAAAGAAACCGCTCGCCCAACCTCAACGGGCCTCGATTTCGTCACTCCCGACGGAATGGTAGTACCCCGAGCTTTTGGCGAAGCTGCTTTGCTGGGCCGCACGGCCGTTTTGGTAGGAGGGCTTCTTGTTGGGGTATGGCCACAGGCGTAGCCTGTGCTTCCACTGCTGTTCTACCTTTCCTATTTCTCGATTTCCAGCCCTCGACTACCCTTCCCGAATCTGGTATAATATGCTACCCATAATCCAGTATCTACCGCTCACCGGCTACCCCAGTTGAGCTTCAACCCGCCGTCTACCCCGGCGGGTTTTTTTGTCCGGTGTGCGGCAAATAATACCCCGCCCGATGCCAGGTGCTGCTAGCTGGCGGCCGTTTCGTTTTGGACGCTAACCAGGGCAATGCCTTCGGCAAAGGTGTGGGGGCGGTAGCCGAGGTCGTGCCGGGCTTTGGCGATGAGGAAGCCGGTACGGGCCGGCCGCCGGGCGGGCTGCGTGAAGGTGCTGGCGTCTACTCGTTCAATCAGGCCCGCATCGAGGCCGAAATGCGCGGCTACGCGCAGGGCCATGGCGTGGGGCGTGAGCATTTCTTCGCCGCTGATGTGGTAGATGCCCTGGGCAGTCTGCCGGGCCAGCAGCCAGCAGCCCTGGGCCAGGTCTTCGGCCAGGGTGGGCGTGCGCCACTGGTCGGCCACTACTTTGATGGGTTTACCGGCGCGCAGGGAGTCGCGCACCCAGATTACCAGGTTGGTACGGCCATAATCGTGCGCCACACCATATACCAGTACGGTGCGGGCAATGGCCCAGGGGCCCAGGCTGGCCTGCACGGCCTGCTCGGCGGCCAGCTTGCTTTCGCCGTAGAAATTGACCGGCCCCGGAACGGCATCTTCGGCCAGGGGGCCGGCTTCGCCACTGAAAACAAAATCGGTGCTGAGGTGCGTGAGGTGGATTTGCTGCCGGGCGCAGGCCTGCACCAGGTGCTCCACGGCCGTGACGTTGTGCTGCCAGCAGGCTTCGCGGTTGAGCTCGCACTCGTCCACGTTGGTCATGGCGGCGGTGTGGATGAGGTGGGTGGGCTGCTCCCGGGCCAGCACCTGTTGCACCTGAGCGGCATCGCTCACATCCAATTCTATGAAACGAACGTCCGGGTATAAGCCGGCCAACTTGTTGGGGCCCCGCGATGTGGCGACGAGGGCTACGTCGGGCTGCTGCCGCAGTAAGGCCACGAGCTTCTGCCCGAGCAGGCCGTTGGAGCCCGTGAGAAGGATTTTCATGCGGTACGCCATTGCAATCAGTTATTACCTAATACCCTCACATATGCTGATAATCAGCACGATACCTCAGTGCTTTACGGATAGGTATAGCCGTATTCTTTCATGATTTTCTTACGTCGCATCTTCTCCACTTTCATGGTCATTTTGGCGTCGGCCAGGGGGTGGTCGCGGCCATCTTTGGGGAGCTTTGCAATTTTATCAATTACGCTGAGACCCTGAATTACCTGGCCGAAAACGGTGTACTGGCCATCGAGAAAATGGACACCGTCGTGGTTCTCAACCAAGTAAAATTGCGTGATGCTGCTGGGCGTACCGGCCGGGCCACCCATGCGGGCCGCAGCCAGGGAACCGTAGTTGTGCTTGTGGCCAGGCGCGAGCTCGGCGGGAACAGTGCCTTCATTGGGCTGGCCCAGGCCGTCGTTGCTGGGGTCGGCATCTTTGGAATTGGCATCGCCGCCCTGAATCATGAAGCCGTCGATAACGCGGTGAAAGCTGGTGCCGTTGTAAAATCCGCTCTTGGCTTTCTTCAGAAAATTGGCTTTGTGCAGAGGCGTGTCATCGAACAAAACCAGGCGAATAGTCCCCTGAGCCGTGGTGATGGTTACGACTTCATCCTTGTTTTTATGCCTGGCGGGCTTGGCCGGCTTGTCAGCCGCGAAGGAGGGAGAAGTCAGCCACAACAGGGCCAGAAACAGCGTACTAGCCCAGGAGAAAAGAAAGGATTTCATAAAATAAAAATCAGAAATACGGGGTTAATGCCCCAAAACTACTTGGATTTGCAGGCCCCGACCAAGCGCCCGGGCCGCACCAAACAGCCCCTAGCCGCGGTGTTCGCGGATACTGGCCAGAATTTCGCGCCCCCCGCGCCCCAGCACGGCATCGGCCACCGAGGTGCCCAGCGCCAGGGCTTCAGCGGTAGTTTCGACGGTCTGGATTTCCTCCACGTACTCCTCGCCGCCGAGGCTGATGAGGCCGCCGTGCAGCCGCAGCCGGTCGCCGTCGAGCGTGGCCAGGGCGAAGGACGGGATGCTGCACCCGCCTTCCATGGTGTGCAGAAAGGCGCGCTCGGCCAGCAGGCAGGTATGGGTGGCGGCGTGGTCGAGGGCAGCTTTTAGGCGGGCTTTCAGGGCTTCGTCCAGGTCGGCGGCGCACTCGATGGCGATGCTGCCCTGGCCGGTGGCGGGCACAAACTGGTGGGCGGGCAGCGTGTGGCGCACCAGGTGCTCGTAGCCCATGCGGTGCACGCCGGCGTAGGCCAGCACCAGGGCATCAAACTGGCCTTCTTCGAGCTTGCGCAGGCGGGTTTGGAGGTTGCCCCGGGCTTCGGCGGTGGTGGCATTGGGGTAGAAGCGGCGCAGCTGGGCCTTGCGGCGGGTGCTGCTGGTACCCAGCACAATGCCCGGCTTGTCGAGGGAAAAGTTCTCGTCGAAGCTGAGCACCACGTCATTCACTTTTTCGCGCTCCAGGAAGGCCAGCAGCTCCAACTCGCGCGGGATGCTGCTTTGCACGTCTTTGGCCGAGTGCACGGCGAGGTGGGTTTCGTGGCGCAGAAGGCTGGCCTCCAGTTCTTCGGTGAATACGCCTTTGGAGCCGATTTTGGCCAGGCTGCGGTCCTGCACGGCATCGCCGGTGGTTTGCATGGGCACGATTTCGGTTTCGAAACCGGCTTTTTGCAGCAGGTGGGCAACGTGCTCGGTCTGCCAGAGGGCGAGGCGGCTGGCGCGGGTGGCGAGGCGGATGGTCATGGTTTGTTTGGGGTCGTTAGCACGTCATGCTGAGGGCAGCCGAAGCATGACGTGCTGTTTTCAATTTGCTCAAACTCTTAAAAAGCCGCCCAGCCGCAGCGAGCTATCCACAAACACCATCTTGGCGTTGGCGTTGCGCTCGATGTGGTAGTGGGCATCAGTCAGCTCTCTGGTTAATAAATCGGCATTGCGGGGCGTCACAAATTTGGCGAAGCCGGTCACAAATTGCTGCTCGCCGGTGGCCAGGTGGGGCACAAATTTCGGGTCAATGCCGAACAGCAGCACTTTGCGCACCAGCCCCAGCGAATAGCTAAGCAGCTCCTTCTGGTTTTCGCGGCCCAGCTTCTGAAATTCCTCGCTCTTCTTCAGAATTTCGCCAGCCTTGTTGCCGTAGCTGAAGCACAGGCGCATCCAGCCGCTAAAAAACTCGAAGTAGTCGTGGTCAGCGTTGGCGTCGCGGCTGGCAATGGCCGCGCCCAGGCTGCCTTCGGCCAGCTGGGCGACCTGGCGGGCTTTCACTTCGGGCACTTGGTAGTGCTCGTGCAGGAAATCGGTGATGTCGTCCTCCGAAAATGGGCGCACCACCACCGGCTGCACCCGGCTGATGATGGTGGGCATGAGCTGCTCGGGCGCATGGCTCACCAGCAGGAAAATGGTGGCGGGCGGCGGCTCCTCCAGTAATTTCAGCACGGCGTTGGCGGCGGCAGGGTGCATGAGCTCGGGCAACCAGAGAATCACAATTTTGAAGCGGGCCTCGAACGCTTTCAGGCTTACCAACTTCAAAATCTGCACGGCCTCGTCCTTGCTGATGTTGCCCTGCTTGTTTTCGGCCCCGATGTGCTGCATCCAGTCGTTGAGGCCCTGGTAGGGATTGTCGAGCACGAATGCTCGCCACTCGCCCATGAACTTACTGCTCACCGCGTCCTTGGCCACCGACTTAGTGGTGGTCACGGGCACGATGAAGTTCAAATCAGGGTGGGCGAGCTTGGCCGTTTTGGTGCAGGCCGGGCAGTGGCCGCAACTGTCGTCGGCGTCGGGGGCACGGGCTTCGCAGTTCAGGAACTGGGCGTAGGCGAGGGCCAGGGCCAGCGCCGCGCCGCCCTCCTGCCCCCGGAAAAGCTGGGCGTGCGCCACGTGCTGCCGCGCCACGGATTGGCGCAGTAGGGCTTTAACGGCGGACTGGTTGGGAATATCAGCGAAGGTCATCTGAACCGCGGATTTATCGGATTGGTCGGATTATTCGGATTTTGTGGCCGATTGTACTTCTGGTTGGCGAGGTTTGAAGAAAGCTTTTATACGTTTGGGCGCAAGGGGCGTGGGGCTTTGATGAATCGTTTGAAGCGAAGACTGCGTTCGCCAAAGTTGATGAGCAGACCGACTTCCAATTGATAGGCTTCGAGGTAGTTGATGATTTGGGCGTGGTGCGTTGGCGTGATTTCGTGCAGCGCTTTTAACTCAACCAGCACTGCATCTGCAACCAGAAAGTCGACCCGGCGCGAGCCTACGTCCACGCCCTTATAAAAAAGAGGCATCTCTACTTCCCGACCGAAAACCAACCCGGCCTTTTCCATCTCAACTGCCAAGCTGCGCTGGTAGATAACCTCTTGGAATCCGCTTCCCAATGTTTTGTGTACTTCCATCGCACAACCGATAACCAACCCAGTTATCGCCTGATATTTATTCTGAAGGAGCATGGCAGAAAAGAGAAATGCACGGCAACTGACTGTAGGAACTACCGCTTCGCCCACAAAATCCGACGAATCCGACGAATCCGATAAATCCGCGGTTCAGACATCGTTTCGGTCGGCTTTGGTGTCTTCAAACACCTTAGCCATAATTCCCTGCTCCACTGCATCATACGGCAGGCCACGTCGGGCCATCACCCGCTCAGCCACTTCGTTCACCTTCGGCAGCTTGAAGGTTTCGAAGCCCGCCGCGCCGCCCCAGCTGAAGCTCGGGATGAAGGTGCGCGGGAAGCCGGCCCCGAAAATATTGGCCCCCACGCCCACCACCGTGCCGGTGTTGAACATGGTGTTGATGCCACACTTGCTGTGGTCACCCATCATCAGGCCGCAGAAGGTCTGGCCGGTATCCACGAAGCGCTTGGCGGCGTGGCTCCAGATTTTGACGGGCGCGTAGTTGTTCTTGAGGTTCGAGGTATTGGTGTCAGCCCCAAGGTTGCACCACTCGCCGATGACGGAGTTGCCGAGGTAGCCGTCGTGGCCCTTATTGGAGTAGCCCATCAGGATGCTGTTGCCCACTTCGCCGCCCACTTTCGAGAACGGGCCCACGGTGTTGTCGCCGCGCATTTTAGCACCCGCATTAATGTGCGAGCCCTCGCACAGCGCCAGCGGACCTTTGATGATGGCCCCCTCGTGCACCTGCGAGTTCTTGCCCAGGTAAATCGGGCCATCCTCGGCATTGAGAATCGCGGCGCGAATCTTCACGCCTTCTTCGATGAAAATATTCTCCGCGCCATACACGATGGTATGCGCGTCGTTCACCGGCTGCGAGGTGCGGCCCTTGGTGAGGAGCGCGAAGTCGCGGCGGATTTCCACGCCGTTGCGCAGAAACAGCTGCCACGGCCGGTCAATCACCGTCACGGGCTCAGCTACCTGCCGGGTTTCGGGGATGCCGTCCTGAATGAGTTCGGCCACCAGCGAGGCATCGGCAACGTGCGCGGCCACCAGCAGCTCGTCGCAATACAGGGCCTGGCCGGGCTGCAGGGCCCGCACCTGCTTGGTCAGCAGGTCGTCGGGGCACACCGCGCCGTTGATGATAAGAGCCGGGCCGCTCACCTCGCCGGCCGGATACTTGGCCTGCAGGTAAGGCTGCGTGAGGTAGCCCACGGCATCAACCCCCAGCCGGTGCTGCCACTTTTCGGCCAGCGTGAGAATACCGCAACGCAGCGCCGCCACGGGCCGCGTGAAGGTGAAGGGCAGCAGGTGCGGCCGAATGGTCGGGTCGTCGAAGAGGAGAACGTGCATTTTTCTTAAGCTATTAACTAATAGCCGTTAGCTGTTAGCTTCTTTTGAAATAGATCCAAATTTACGGCAGGCGACTTGGCAAAGGGCCAATAAAAAACTCCTTCCGGTATTCCCGAAAGGAGTTTTTAAAAAGCTAACAGCTATCAGCCATTGGCTAAAAGCTAAAAAGCAGCTATTCTTTGTTGGCGCTGGCCTGCTCTTTCTTGGCGTAGCGGCTGCGGAATTTCTCCACGCGTCCGGCCGTATCAATGAACATGTTTTTGCCGGTGTAGAAGGGGTGCGAAGCGGAGCTAACTTCGATTTTCACCAGCGGGTACGTTTTGCCGTCTTCCATTACAATGGTGTCGGTCGGCTTCATCGTCGAGCGCGTGATGAACTTGAAATCGGAAGAAGAGTCCTGAAATACTACTTCCTGATACTCGGGGTGCGTGTCTTTTTTCATATCGAGGGCCTATTTTACCAGTTGAACCCGGCCGATTTTGCGGAAGGGACTGCAAAAGTACGGCTTAGCTCGGAAATACCCAACTCTGCGTCCAATATTTTCGCCGCAACGGCCCTCGCCACCCCATGCGGCTGAGCTTGTTGGCTTTCTGAAAAGGTTGTACATTTGAATTCGACCTACACTCGGGGCCGGCCCGTTGCGTGTGCTGAAATCTGTACTCGTTCGCCATCTGTTGCGCCGTTCCGGCCCAGTAGCCCTGCTACTGGTGCTGTGGAGCGTGGCGGTGGTGTATGCGGCCACGCTCACGGTGTTCACGGCGGCCTATTCCGGCGCCATGGTGCAGGTCGACTGGGAGGTGAACACCGAAACCGATGTCACCGGCTTCGAGCTGGCCCGCAAGGGAGCCACCGAAACCAGCTACACCGTAGTGAATACCACCGCCGTTACCGGCATGCGCCACTACCAGTACCTCGATGCCAACGTGTACCGCACCACCGGCGGCACCACGCCCGCGCCTTCGGCCGGCAATGGCCCCTATACTTATCGCCTCACCGTGCGCGGCCCCGGGGCCGACCAGAGCTACCTCACCGGGCTGGCCGGCACGCCCAGCGCCGTGCAGCGCTCCTGGGGTACTATCAAGTCGATGTTCCGGTAGGGGGAAACATCAGGCGCGTTTCATTTTACAGAACGTCATGCAGAGCGCAGCGAAGCATCTTGCCCGCCGCCAGTAATCCAATTGACAGGATTTACTATTGCGGTAAAGATGCTTCGCTGCGCTCTGCATAACGTTCTTTTGTGGCCTCATCAACAATCCCGCCTTATCCATGCGCCTCTGCTTCGCTTCCAACAATGCCCACAAGCTCGATGAAATCCGCCCGCTGCTGCCGGCCAGCCTGGAGCTGCTGAGCCTGGCCGACATCGGCTGCCACGAAGAACTGCCCGAAACCCAAGACACCCTGGAAGGCAACGCCCGCCAGAAAGCCGAATACGTGCGCCAGCACTACGGCATGGCCTGCTTCGCCGACGATACCGGGCTGGAAGTAATTGCCCTGGGCGGCGCGCCGGGCGTGTACTCGGCCCGCTATGCCGGCCCCCAGCGCCTGGCCGAAGACAACGTGGCCAAGCTCCTGCAGGAGCTGGCCGGCCAGCCCGACCGCTCGGCCCGCTTCCGCACGGTGGTGGCGCTGGCCGGGGCCGATGGCACGATGCACGAGTTCGCGGGCGAAGTAGCCGGCCGTATTACGGAAGACCAGCGGGGCACCGGCGGCTTCGGCTACGACCCCGTGTTTGCGCCCATCGAGGGCGACGGCCGCACGTTTGCCGAGATGAGCGGGGCTGAGAAGAACCGCATCAGCCACCGGGCGCGGGCCGTGGCCGGGCTGGTGGCGTTTTTGAATGAGGCGTAGGAATAATAGAGCCGAACGTCATGCTTCGCTGCGCGCTGCATGACGTTCGGCTTATCCCTCCTCCCCTACCCCATATTCTCCATCTCAACTGCTACCTTTGCCAGCTATGCAGACCCCCTACTTAATTGGCATTACCGGCGGCAGCGCTTCTGGCAAAACTACCTTCCTGCGCCGGCTGCTGGAAGCATTCCCGGAGGAACAGATTTGCCTCATCTCGCAGGACAATTATTACCACCCGCGCGAAAAACAGCTGCGCGACGACATGGGGGTTGAAAATTTCGACCTGCCGGCCAGCATCGATGCCACTGCTTACGCGGCCGATGTGCTCAGCATCAGCCAGGGCCACGAGGTGCGTCGCAAGGAGTATACCTTCAATAACGCCTCCGTGACGCCGCAGGAGCTGGTGTTCCGGCCCGCCCCCATTGTGGTAGTAGAGGGCATTTTTGTGTTTCACTTCGAGGAAATCGCCAAGCTCCTCAACCTGAAAGTGTACATCGATGCCCAGGAGCATGTGAAGCTGCACCGCCGCATCATCCGCGACCGCGACGAGCGGGGCTACGACCTGGCCGACGTGCTCTACCGCTACACGCACCACGTAGCGCCCACCTACGAACAGTTTATCGCGCCCTACAAGCATTACGCCGATATCGTTATTCCCAACAACCGCCACTTCGAGCGCGGCCTGGAGGTGCTGGTGGGCTTCCTGCGCACCAAGGTGAACGCCTGATAATAAGGTCTTTAGCAACGGTCAGACTGCCGTAGAAGGCCATTGCTACGCAATACAGCTGGCTAAGCCGGCCAGCGCTTTTTGCGGCTTTCAGGTAATTAGCAGTTAAAATGGATTATATTGGACCAAAATCGAAGCACAATCATTCCTGAAGGCGCACCGGTCGGGGTTGGCTCAAGGGTAGAATGTTCCGTATAATTCTCTTTTACACGCTATTCTTGCAACGATGAAGGGTTCTTTTCAACTAGTGGTGCTGGCGGTGGCGGGATTGGTGGGGCTGACCAGCTGTGACAAAAATGGCCAGTCCGGCGTGCTGCAACACCCGGCAGGAAACAAGGCTTTGCGCGTACCCGTGACGCCCGACAAGGAATACGACCAGGCCTTTGACGCATCGACCAGTAAGCTGAGCGACACCACCTATCTCATCATTACCAAGGCCGAGCGCGGCAGCATGTTTGCCGTGCACACCGGCCCGCTGCCCACCGCCGACCATGCCGTGTGCTTTGCCAGCACGTACAACCCCGGCTTCCGGGA
This region includes:
- a CDS encoding DNA polymerase III subunit codes for the protein MTFADIPNQSAVKALLRQSVARQHVAHAQLFRGQEGGAALALALAYAQFLNCEARAPDADDSCGHCPACTKTAKLAHPDLNFIVPVTTTKSVAKDAVSSKFMGEWRAFVLDNPYQGLNDWMQHIGAENKQGNISKDEAVQILKLVSLKAFEARFKIVILWLPELMHPAAANAVLKLLEEPPPATIFLLVSHAPEQLMPTIISRVQPVVVRPFSEDDITDFLHEHYQVPEVKARQVAQLAEGSLGAAIASRDANADHDYFEFFSGWMRLCFSYGNKAGEILKKSEEFQKLGRENQKELLSYSLGLVRKVLLFGIDPKFVPHLATGEQQFVTGFAKFVTPRNADLLTRELTDAHYHIERNANAKMVFVDSSLRLGGFLRV
- a CDS encoding GxxExxY protein, with product MLLQNKYQAITGLVIGCAMEVHKTLGSGFQEVIYQRSLAVEMEKAGLVFGREVEMPLFYKGVDVGSRRVDFLVADAVLVELKALHEITPTHHAQIINYLEAYQLEVGLLINFGERSLRFKRFIKAPRPLRPNV
- a CDS encoding GlmU family protein, encoding MHVLLFDDPTIRPHLLPFTFTRPVAALRCGILTLAEKWQHRLGVDAVGYLTQPYLQAKYPAGEVSGPALIINGAVCPDDLLTKQVRALQPGQALYCDELLVAAHVADASLVAELIQDGIPETRQVAEPVTVIDRPWQLFLRNGVEIRRDFALLTKGRTSQPVNDAHTIVYGAENIFIEEGVKIRAAILNAEDGPIYLGKNSQVHEGAIIKGPLALCEGSHINAGAKMRGDNTVGPFSKVGGEVGNSILMGYSNKGHDGYLGNSVIGEWCNLGADTNTSNLKNNYAPVKIWSHAAKRFVDTGQTFCGLMMGDHSKCGINTMFNTGTVVGVGANIFGAGFPRTFIPSFSWGGAAGFETFKLPKVNEVAERVMARRGLPYDAVEQGIMAKVFEDTKADRNDV
- a CDS encoding type B 50S ribosomal protein L31, translating into MKKDTHPEYQEVVFQDSSSDFKFITRSTMKPTDTIVMEDGKTYPLVKIEVSSASHPFYTGKNMFIDTAGRVEKFRSRYAKKEQASANKE
- the rdgB gene encoding RdgB/HAM1 family non-canonical purine NTP pyrophosphatase; translation: MRLCFASNNAHKLDEIRPLLPASLELLSLADIGCHEELPETQDTLEGNARQKAEYVRQHYGMACFADDTGLEVIALGGAPGVYSARYAGPQRLAEDNVAKLLQELAGQPDRSARFRTVVALAGADGTMHEFAGEVAGRITEDQRGTGGFGYDPVFAPIEGDGRTFAEMSGAEKNRISHRARAVAGLVAFLNEA
- a CDS encoding uridine kinase family protein, with amino-acid sequence MQTPYLIGITGGSASGKTTFLRRLLEAFPEEQICLISQDNYYHPREKQLRDDMGVENFDLPASIDATAYAADVLSISQGHEVRRKEYTFNNASVTPQELVFRPAPIVVVEGIFVFHFEEIAKLLNLKVYIDAQEHVKLHRRIIRDRDERGYDLADVLYRYTHHVAPTYEQFIAPYKHYADIVIPNNRHFERGLEVLVGFLRTKVNA